In the Burkholderia multivorans ATCC BAA-247 genome, CCCGGCCGAGCGGCCGCTGTCGGCGCTGAAGGACGAAGGCTTCGTGCGCGCGTTCAACGCGCTGCACGGCGGCTACGGCGAGAACGGCCAGATCCAGGGCGCGCTCGATTTCTACGGCATTCGCTACACGGGCAGCGGCGTGCTCGGCTCGGCGCTCGGGCTCGACAAGTTCCGCACGAAGCTCGTGTGGCAGCAGACGGGCGTGCCGACGCCGCCGTTCGAGACGGTGATGCGCGACGACGACTACGCCGCGCGCGCGACCGAGATCGTCGCGAAGCTCGGCCTGCCGCTGTTCGTGAAGCCGGCGAGCGAAGGCTCGAGCGTCGCGGTGCTGAAGGTGAAAACGGCCGACGCGCTGCCGGCCGCGCTCGCGGAAGCCGCGACGCACGACAAGATCGTGATCGTCGAGAAGAGCATCGAAGGCGGAGGTGAATACACGGCGTGCATCGCCGGCGATCTCGATCTGCCGCTGATCAAGATCGTGCCCGCGGGCGAGTTCTACGACTATCACGCGAAGTACGTGGCCGACGACACGCAATACCTGATCCCGTGCGGGCTGCCGGCCGACCAGGAAGCGCAGCTGAAGCGCCTCGCGCGCCGCGCGTTCGACGTGCTCGGCTGCACCGACTGGGGCCGGGCGGACTTCATGCTCGACGCGGCCGGCAACGCGTACTTCCTCGAAGTGAACACGGCACCGGGCATGACCGACCACTCGCTGCCGCCGAAGGCCGCGCGCGCAATCGGCATCAGCTATTCGGAACTGGTCGTGAAGGTGCTGTCGCTCACGCTCAACGACTGACGCGGAAACGGAACACGTATGTGGAACAACGTTCGCCAACTCAACCTTGCCGCCAGCGCGTTGTACGCGCTGCTGCTGCTCGTGTTGGCGGCGGCCGGCTGCTACTGGCTGATTCAGCGTCCGACGTTCACGCTGCGCGAGATACGGATCGACGGCGACACCGAGCACATCAACACGCCGACGGTGCGTGCGGGGCTCGTCGGCCGGCTGAAGGGCAACTTCTTCACGGTCGATCTCGACACGGCGCGCGCCGCGTTCGAGCAGATGCCGTGGGTGCGGCACGCGAG is a window encoding:
- a CDS encoding D-alanine--D-alanine ligase — its product is MSGIDPKRFGKVAVLFGGESAEREVSLTSGRLVLQGLRDAGVDAHPFDPAERPLSALKDEGFVRAFNALHGGYGENGQIQGALDFYGIRYTGSGVLGSALGLDKFRTKLVWQQTGVPTPPFETVMRDDDYAARATEIVAKLGLPLFVKPASEGSSVAVLKVKTADALPAALAEAATHDKIVIVEKSIEGGGEYTACIAGDLDLPLIKIVPAGEFYDYHAKYVADDTQYLIPCGLPADQEAQLKRLARRAFDVLGCTDWGRADFMLDAAGNAYFLEVNTAPGMTDHSLPPKAARAIGISYSELVVKVLSLTLND